The Christiangramia salexigens genome includes the window CTTTTTAGGATGGAAATAAGCCAGGTTCTTTCGCTGGCTTCCCCCTTAAAATATTTGGCAGATTTAAGTCCGGCTAAGAAGGTTTCAGAAATTAAATCATTCGCTATCTCACGATCATTAACCCTAACGATCGCATAATTAAACAGATAATCTGAATATTTATCAACCCATTTATCTGGATCAAGGCTGTTAACGGGCATGATTTAAATTTCGTCGGTTATAATCAAAAATAACAAAAGAAAGCATACCTATTGAAATTTAATAGATAAGATTTATAGGTATGCTCGTTTCCTTTTATTTTTTTATTAGCCCTGCTCTCCTTAGCAAAGCATCCGGTTGAGGTTCTTTGCCTCTGAATTTTTTGTAAAGCTCCATAGGGTGCTCTGTGCCTCCTCTCGAGAGTATGTGTTCCTTGAATTTCGTTGCAATTTCCTGACTGAAAATTCCGTTTTCTGAAAAATATTCAAAAGTATCGGCGTCCAGTACTTCGGCCCACTTATAGGAATAGTATCCGGCAGAATAGCCGCCCTGGAAAATATGAGAGAATGCAGTGCTCATGCAATTAGATGGAACATCGGGATAAAGTTTTGTGGCTTCAAAAGCTTTTAATTCGTGTTGCTTTACATCTTGAGCACTGGTAGGGTCTATAGCGTGCCAGCTAAGATCCAGCATTCCAAAACTCAGTTGTCTAAGGGTGGCCATTCCTTCCATGAAATTTGCCGATTCCTTAATTTTGGTAATATATTCCTGAGGAATTGGTTCTCCCGTTTTGTAATGCTTAGCAAACAATTGCAAAGCTTCTTTTTCATAGCACCAGTTCTCAAGCACCTGACTTGGTAGCTCCACGAAGTCCCAATATACATTAGGTCCGGAGAGGCTAGGGTAGGTGGTGTTTGCCAACATACCATGTAACGCATGTCCAAACTCATGGAAAAGAGTTGTAACCTCATTGAAACTTAATAGCGAAGGTTCTTTTTCTCCAGGTTTAGTAAAGTTGCAAACAATAGAAATATGAGGACGCTCATTATTCCCGTTTTCTACATACTGATTTTTGTAAATGGTCATCCAGGCGCCATCCCTTTTTCCCGGACGAGGGTGGAAATCTGCATAAAATAAAGCAACTGCTTCGCCAAATTCATCAGTTACTTTATAAGTTCTTACATCGGGATGGTACTTATCTATATTGTGAACTTCATTAAAATTAAGCCCATATAGTTTTTTGGCTACAGTAAAGACTCCGTCTATAACCTTTTCAAGCTGAAAATATGGTTTCAGTTTTTCGTCATCCAGATCAAAAAGTTTTTGCTTCAGCTTTTCACTATAATAGGCGGCATCCCACTTTTCGAGACGGTCTATATTATCCAGATCTTTTGCAAAA containing:
- a CDS encoding M3 family metallopeptidase, yielding MDSQNILLTEYEYAPFSQIKTEDYKPAILQAVELARQEINELVDSKEKPTFQNTIEKLEYSGKKLDRVTSIFFNINSAETNAEIQKIAQEVSPVLSEFKNDVILNSELFKKIQEVYNQKDSLELNKEQEMLLDKKYKAFTRNGANLPSDKQNELREIDKELSKLSLKFGENVLAETNRYELHITEESRLKGLPESFKEEARSVANSKDKEGWIFSLEYPSYIPFMKYAEDRELRKELALAFGSRGFHNDELDNQENVLQIAKLRYTRAKLLGFKSHAHFVLEERMAETPEKVDSFLKNMLEKAKPAAEKEFKELEDFAKDLDNIDRLEKWDAAYYSEKLKQKLFDLDDEKLKPYFQLEKVIDGVFTVAKKLYGLNFNEVHNIDKYHPDVRTYKVTDEFGEAVALFYADFHPRPGKRDGAWMTIYKNQYVENGNNERPHISIVCNFTKPGEKEPSLLSFNEVTTLFHEFGHALHGMLANTTYPSLSGPNVYWDFVELPSQVLENWCYEKEALQLFAKHYKTGEPIPQEYITKIKESANFMEGMATLRQLSFGMLDLSWHAIDPTSAQDVKQHELKAFEATKLYPDVPSNCMSTAFSHIFQGGYSAGYYSYKWAEVLDADTFEYFSENGIFSQEIATKFKEHILSRGGTEHPMELYKKFRGKEPQPDALLRRAGLIKK